One region of Dysidea avara chromosome 1, odDysAvar1.4, whole genome shotgun sequence genomic DNA includes:
- the LOC136268510 gene encoding uncharacterized protein, whose product MEFSFFCDRSICCYFGLFSVCINLLLGGMVYYSYNDIPEWRETTMSMLRRTNDSDVVEDSKRFKLHEANPVFQTSSEQSQQYGYVLPYQLYEQQTSSARNLWGLQYWANTVGIKVVEPFFTDHLMSFEAVVHGMADPMRFSDIYDRNYWNKQSTMRNCSELVTWEEFISDSPRSAILLLVQGYKPELQQAVSGGMIKAVTDRVKIEGSCSWKEVKFPKRTLSYFKAKGFNFIRQVCIAFNSSTPMTMQKFSHYIFDSHKPDNVTVFVAHWQGMRKNRINLQGVTLENENTVELGLLPSKKILEDSKKYMMQLGFSNDKYFGVMVRIEKLFRNLVLYRNADFDTFMNRMLECAADFKSLKIFKTHQNWKRTLAVDLGRLGSYGFRKQLQKMTLSNCIEEKLYSVYFTSVFGNNSWSIEEFESSFEKHIGSNNPTYTAQIQRTIAALSDCLVLVGGGSTFQDVAISFYKHYHPDVQQQCIIKHCYYGKNFNLNLKSS is encoded by the coding sequence ATGGAATTTTCATTTTTCTGTGATCGCTCCATTTGTTGTTATTTTGGTTTGTTTTCTGTTTGCATTAACCTACTGCTTGGCGGAATGGTGTACTATTCTTACAATGACATTCCTGAATGGAGAGAAACAACTATGTCAATGCTACGACGTACCAATGATAGTGATGTTGTGGAGGACTCTAAGAGATTTAAACTTCATGAAGCCAATCCTGTGTTTCAAACTTCATCAGAACAATCACAACAATACGGATATGTCTTACCATATCAACTCTACGAGCAGCAAACTTCATCAGCCAGGAATCTCTGGGGATTACAGTACTGGGCTAACACAGTTGGAATAAAAGTTGTTGAGCCATTTTTCACGGACCACCTTATGTCATTTGAAGCAGTAGTTCATGGAATGGCAGACCCAATGAGATTTAGTGACATCTATGATAGGAACTACTGGAATAAACAGTCAACCATGAGAAACTGCTCAGAATTAGTTACCTGGGAGGAGTTCATATCAGACTCTCCTAGGAGTGCTATTCTTCTTCTTGTACAAGGATACAAGCCTGAACTCCAACAAGCAGTTAGTGGAGGAATGATCAAGGCAGTTACAGATCGTGTTAAGATAGAAGGTAGTTGCAGTTGGAAGGAAGTGAAGTTTCCTAAAAGAACCTTGTCGTATTTCAAAGCAAAAGGTTTTAATTTTATCCGTCAAGTATGCATTGCATTCAATTCCAGTACTCCAATGACAATGCAGAAATTTTCACACTACATATTTGATTCTCATAAACCAGACAacgtcactgtgtttgtggcaCACTGGCAAGGAATGCGAAAAAACAGAATAAATTTACAAGGTGTAACCCTAGAGAATGAAAACACAGTTGAATTAGGTCTTTTGCCCAGCAAGAAAATTTTAGAAGACAGTAAAAAGTACATGATGCAGTTAGGATTTAGTAATGATAAATACTTTGGTGTGATGGTCAGAATTGAGAAACTATTCAGAAATTTAGTTTTATATAGAAATGCAGATTTTGATACTTTCATGAATCGCATGTTGGAATGTGCTGCTGACTTTAAAAgcttaaaaatttttaaaactcatcAGAATTGGAAAAGAACGTTAGCAGTAGACCTAGGAAGACTGGGCAGTTATGGCTTTCGGAAGCAACTTCAGAAGATGACTCTGAGTAACTGCATTGAAGAAAAATTGTACAGTGTGTATTTCACTTCTGTGTTTGGTAACAATTCATGGAGTATAGAAGAATTTGAAAGTAGTTTTGAGAAACACATTGGTAGTAACAATCCCACTTACACCGCACAGATACAACGAACAATAGCTGCATTGTCTGATTGTTTAGTGCTTGTTGGTGGAGGATCAACATTTCAAGATGTTGCTATTTctttttacaaacattatcACCCTGATGTCCAACAACAGTGCATAATTAAACACTGCTATTATGGTAAAAACTTTAATTTAAATTTGAAATCATCTTAA
- the LOC136268519 gene encoding uncharacterized protein, which translates to MVYVSKNAMSSRRLLCILSFITGIVILYFTEYCYQYYGTNVREENQRDNVVYFNKETVLRKRKYQHIHRGNRNSGKQKSATIESPTGTLSPLQHQNSQGFVLPYRLYEQQTSAARNLLELQYWANTVNMKVVEPFVSNESFNLIPIVNGVSNLMTFSDLYDRNYWNEQAIKYGCADLVTWKEFLLNAPKAIILVLPWGTRHSSIKNSGYIRTVTNPDEIEGDRECQQAPFPAEALKYFRNLGFYFVREVCITFNRTTSLSIQHFSQYILGTHDPSNVTLIFGHWQGMANSRDNLNGVASLHNFAAVRNNLFPSTKMLDFSKTYMTKVNPSGGKYFGVMVRIELYPSLAKNENKDTLNFLMECATNLTQLFNSHSNWSRTLAIDLGRYGSKSYRHSPNKKIPEEILYEAFFTPVYGNSNWTIDDFEDSFKKYLNIDNPVVIAQLQRTIAAKSDCLVLIGRGSFQAVAQGMYEKFHPNEQDQCIIKHC; encoded by the coding sequence ATGGTATACGTAAGCAAGAACGCCATGTCTTCAAGGAGATTATTATGTATTTTATCTTTTATAACTGGAATTGTAATACTCTACTTTACTGAGTATTGTTATCAATATTATGGCACCAATGTAAGGGAAGAAAATCAAAGGGACAATGTTGTTTATTTCAACAAAGAAACAGTCTTGAGAAAAAGAAAGTATCAACATATTCATCGTGGTAATAGAAATAGTGGCAAGCAGAAATCTGCCACAATTGAATCTCCCACTGGTACTCTTTCACCATTACAACATCAAAATTCACAAGGATTTGTGTTACCGTATAGATTGTATGAACAACAGACATCAGCTGCCAGAAATCTCTTGGAGCTTCAGTATTGGGCAAACACTGTTAATATGAAAGTGGTTGAGCCGTTTGTTTCTAACGAATCATTCAATTTGATCCCCATTGTTAATGGGGTTTCCAATCTAATGACATTTAGTGACCTTTATGACAGAAATTATTGGAATGAACAAGCTATAAAATATGGTTGTGCAGACTTAGTGACATGGAAGGAATTTTTGTTAAATGCTCCGAAAGCAATAATCCTTGTTTTGCCATGGGGTACAAGACATTCTTCAATCAAAAATTCTGGATATATTAGGACAGTAACTAATCCTGATGAAATAGAAGGTGATCGAGAATGTCAACAAGCACCATTTCCTGCTGAAGCTCTGAAGTATTTTAGAAATCTTGGTTTTTATTTTGTACGTGAAGTATGTATAACATTTAATCGTACCACTTCATTGTCAATTCAGCATTTCTCACAGTATATACTGGGTACTCATGACCCTAGTAATGTTACTTTGATCTTTGGTCACTGGCAAGGAATGGCAAATAGCCGAGATAATCTTAACGGAGTTGCTTCATTACATAACTTTGCTGCTGTCAGGAACAACTTGTTTCCGAGCACTAAAATGTTGGATTTTAGCAAAACATACATGACGAAAGTTAATCCAAGTGGTGGCAAGTATTTTGGTGTTATGGTCAGAATAGAGCTATACCCTAGTTTAGCAAAGAACGAAAATAAAGATACACTAAATTTTTTAATGGAGTGTGCCACAAATCTTACACAATTATTTAACAGCCACTCAAATTGGAGTAGGACATTAGCTATTGACTTGGGACGGTATGGCAGTAAGTCATACAGACACTCACCAAACAAAAAGATACCTGAAGAAATATTATATGAAGCGTTCTTTACTCCTGTCTATGGCAACAGTAACTGGACTATTGATGACTTTGAAGATAGTTTTAAAAAGTATCTTAACATTGATAATCCTGTGGTTATAGCTCAACTACAGCGTACTATAGCAGCCAAGTCTGATTGTTTAGTATTGATAGGTAGAGGAAGTTTTCAAGCTGTTGCACAAGGAATGTATGAAAAATTTCATCCTAATGAACAAGACCAGTGTATTATTAAGCACTGTTAA